The Oscillospiraceae bacterium genome has a segment encoding these proteins:
- the ilvN gene encoding acetolactate synthase small subunit, with the protein MKEKLVLSVLVDNESGVLQRVASLFSRRAYNISSLTVSETEDPNFSRMTIETNTEPENFRQIKRQLLKLEIVEKVSELTPDNSVSSELLLVKVHAQGIPEKNALLAFNAGYGARVLDISAETVTLEFTGAGEMLDAFIQRLEQRFSIVEMARTGVTSLERGAGSFTDDI; encoded by the coding sequence ATGAAAGAGAAATTGGTTTTATCTGTTCTTGTGGATAACGAGAGCGGCGTGCTGCAACGGGTGGCCAGCCTGTTCTCCCGCCGTGCATACAACATCTCCTCTCTGACGGTAAGTGAGACGGAGGACCCGAACTTTTCCCGTATGACCATCGAGACCAACACGGAGCCGGAGAATTTTCGCCAGATCAAGCGCCAGCTGTTAAAGTTGGAGATCGTGGAGAAAGTATCTGAGCTGACTCCGGACAATTCCGTGTCCTCTGAGTTGCTGTTGGTGAAGGTGCACGCCCAGGGCATTCCGGAGAAAAACGCCCTTTTGGCATTCAACGCCGGTTATGGTGCTCGTGTGCTGGATATTTCTGCTGAGACGGTGACCCTGGAGTTCACCGGTGCGGGGGAGATGCTGGACGCCTTTATTCAGCGACTGGAGCAGCGCTTTAGTATTGTGGAAATGGCGCGTACCGGCGTGACCTCGCTGGAGCGCGGCGCCGGTTCCTTTACGGACGATATTTAA
- a CDS encoding zinc-ribbon domain containing protein: MYEDKTLVCKDCGNEFVFTAGEQEFYAEKGFVNEPQRCKACRSARKAAARGPREMHDAVCANCGAACKVPFEPREDRPVYCSECFANMKAE; the protein is encoded by the coding sequence ATGTACGAAGACAAAACATTAGTCTGCAAGGATTGTGGGAACGAATTCGTCTTTACAGCCGGTGAACAGGAGTTCTATGCTGAAAAGGGATTTGTCAATGAGCCCCAGCGCTGCAAAGCTTGCCGTAGCGCAAGAAAAGCCGCCGCTCGCGGTCCCCGCGAAATGCACGACGCTGTTTGCGCCAACTGCGGCGCAGCCTGCAAGGTTCCCTTTGAGCCGCGGGAAGACCGTCCGGTTTATTGCAGCGAGTGCTTTGCGAACATGAAAGCAGAGTAA
- the leuD gene encoding 3-isopropylmalate dehydratase small subunit has protein sequence MIAKGKVHKFGDNVDTDVIIPARYLNKSDEAWLASHCMEDIDKDFVNKVQPGDIMVAKANFGCGSSREHAPIAIKASGISCVIASTFARIFYRNAINIGLAILECDQAANEINQGDEVQVDFDSGVITDLTTGKVYQAQPFPPFIQNIIKNGGLMKSIG, from the coding sequence ATGATAGCAAAAGGTAAGGTACATAAGTTCGGCGACAATGTGGACACGGATGTAATCATTCCTGCCCGCTACCTGAACAAAAGTGACGAGGCCTGGCTGGCTTCTCATTGTATGGAAGATATTGACAAGGATTTTGTAAATAAGGTGCAGCCCGGTGACATCATGGTGGCCAAGGCAAACTTTGGTTGCGGCTCCTCCCGTGAACACGCCCCCATTGCCATTAAGGCCAGCGGCATCAGCTGCGTGATTGCCTCCACCTTTGCTCGTATTTTTTACCGCAATGCCATTAATATCGGCCTTGCGATCTTAGAGTGCGACCAGGCTGCCAACGAGATCAACCAAGGCGATGAAGTGCAGGTGGATTTTGACAGCGGCGTGATCACGGATCTGACTACCGGCAAGGTGTATCAGGCCCAGCCGTTTCCGCCGTTCATTCAGAACATTATCAAAAACGGCGGTTTGATGAAGTCCATTGGTTAA
- a CDS encoding cation diffusion facilitator family transporter: protein MTKFLIHKFIPRDAKQSTKDRQRYGVLSGIVGILCNLLLCVLKFICGTVSHSVSITADAANNLSDASSNIVTVIGAKIASKPVDNDHPFGHGRMEYISALIVDFFIFLMGFELGKSSIEKIIHPQEVRFSAVTVAVLVLSVGVKLWMAYFNQVLYKESNNLNLKAVRQDSLNDCISTAAAGAALLLSAFTAFDRADGIMGLLVAAFILAGGVSTLKDIMGPLLGQAPSKELVDEIERRMLAEPLIVGVHDLIIHDYGPGRVIASAHAEVPADQDIMAVHNAIDRVEHQISKELQIVICIHMDPIAIHDATVDKYRKLMAEILQDYDPELRFHDFRLVECSDHINLIMDIVVPKEHKKHRSQILKEVQAAVQQRDPRLRVVATMEHSYI from the coding sequence ATGACCAAGTTTTTGATACACAAATTCATTCCACGGGATGCAAAGCAAAGCACCAAAGACCGGCAGCGCTACGGCGTACTCAGCGGCATTGTGGGCATTCTCTGCAATCTGCTCCTATGCGTGCTGAAATTTATTTGCGGCACGGTGAGCCACTCGGTGTCTATCACCGCAGACGCCGCCAATAACCTGTCAGACGCTTCCTCCAACATCGTCACCGTAATCGGCGCAAAAATCGCAAGCAAGCCGGTAGATAACGACCACCCATTCGGCCACGGCAGGATGGAATACATCAGTGCCCTAATCGTCGATTTCTTTATTTTCCTAATGGGATTTGAGTTGGGCAAAAGCAGTATTGAAAAGATCATTCATCCCCAAGAGGTGCGGTTCAGTGCCGTGACCGTGGCGGTGCTTGTGCTGTCCGTTGGAGTCAAGCTGTGGATGGCTTACTTTAATCAGGTACTGTATAAAGAGAGCAACAATCTCAATCTGAAAGCGGTACGCCAGGACAGCCTGAACGACTGCATTTCCACCGCCGCAGCCGGCGCGGCACTGCTGTTGTCTGCCTTTACCGCCTTTGACCGGGCAGACGGCATTATGGGGCTGCTGGTCGCCGCATTTATCCTCGCCGGAGGTGTGAGCACCTTAAAGGACATTATGGGTCCCCTGCTGGGTCAGGCGCCCAGCAAAGAGCTGGTGGATGAGATTGAGCGCCGTATGCTGGCAGAACCGCTGATTGTAGGCGTGCACGACTTAATTATTCACGACTACGGCCCGGGGCGCGTCATCGCCTCTGCACATGCGGAAGTACCGGCAGATCAGGATATTATGGCGGTGCACAACGCCATTGACCGTGTGGAGCACCAAATTAGTAAAGAACTGCAAATTGTTATCTGTATTCACATGGATCCCATTGCAATTCATGACGCCACGGTGGATAAATACCGCAAACTCATGGCGGAAATTCTCCAAGACTACGATCCTGAGCTGCGCTTTCATGACTTTCGGCTGGTGGAGTGCAGTGACCACATAAACCTGATCATGGACATTGTGGTGCCCAAAGAGCACAAAAAGCACCGCAGCCAAATTTTGAAGGAAGTACAAGCGGCCGTGCAGCAGCGTGACCCCCGGCTGCGAGTCGTGGCGACTATGGAGCACTCGTACATCTGA
- the leuC gene encoding 3-isopropylmalate dehydratase large subunit, translated as MGMTMTQKILAAHAGLDHVVAGQLIEAKLDMVLGNDVTSPVAINEMNKFGKDGVFDKTRIALVMDHFTPNKDIQSAQNCKQVRTFARAHGITHYFDVGNMGIEHALLPEQGIVACGDCVIGADSHTCTYGALGAFSTGVGSTDMAAGMVTGKAWFKVPSAIKVEITGKKAPFISGKDVVLHLIGEIGVDGALYQSLEFTGDGIAELSMDDRLCISNMAIECGAKNGIFPVDDVTLQYVNGRAEREYTIFEADPDAEYTRTVKIDLSTLKPTVAFPHLPENTHTIDQVDGEKIAIDQVVIGSCTNGRMEDMRAAAAILKGRKVAQDVRVIVIPATQRIYLQCIEEGLTQIFIEAGAVVSTPTCGPCLGGHMGILAAGERAVSTSNRNFVGRMGHTESEIYLASPAVAAASAVKGYIADPATV; from the coding sequence ATGGGAATGACAATGACGCAAAAGATCCTGGCGGCGCACGCCGGTTTGGATCATGTGGTAGCCGGTCAATTGATTGAGGCCAAGCTGGATATGGTACTGGGCAACGATGTGACCTCTCCGGTTGCCATCAATGAGATGAACAAATTTGGCAAGGACGGCGTGTTTGATAAGACCCGCATTGCCCTTGTAATGGATCACTTTACGCCCAACAAGGACATTCAGTCCGCGCAGAACTGCAAGCAGGTGCGTACTTTTGCCCGTGCCCATGGCATTACCCACTATTTTGATGTGGGCAACATGGGAATTGAGCACGCGTTGCTGCCGGAGCAGGGGATTGTGGCCTGTGGTGACTGCGTGATCGGCGCAGACAGCCACACCTGTACTTACGGTGCACTGGGTGCGTTCTCCACCGGCGTAGGCTCCACGGATATGGCTGCCGGTATGGTTACCGGTAAGGCTTGGTTTAAGGTTCCCTCCGCCATTAAGGTTGAGATCACCGGCAAAAAAGCACCCTTTATCAGCGGCAAAGATGTGGTACTGCACTTGATCGGTGAGATCGGTGTGGACGGCGCCCTCTACCAGTCTTTGGAATTTACCGGCGATGGTATTGCGGAGCTTTCTATGGACGATCGGCTGTGCATCAGCAATATGGCCATTGAGTGCGGCGCCAAAAACGGAATTTTCCCGGTAGATGATGTGACCTTGCAGTATGTGAACGGCCGCGCAGAGCGGGAATATACGATTTTTGAGGCAGACCCGGACGCAGAATACACCCGCACGGTAAAAATTGATTTGAGCACCTTAAAGCCCACCGTGGCATTTCCGCATCTGCCGGAGAATACCCATACCATTGATCAGGTGGACGGTGAAAAGATCGCGATTGACCAGGTGGTGATTGGCTCCTGCACCAATGGCAGAATGGAAGATATGCGCGCTGCCGCTGCAATTTTGAAAGGTCGCAAGGTGGCGCAGGATGTGCGCGTGATCGTGATCCCGGCCACCCAGCGCATTTACTTGCAGTGCATTGAGGAGGGCCTGACCCAGATCTTTATTGAGGCCGGTGCAGTCGTGTCTACACCTACCTGCGGTCCCTGCCTTGGCGGTCACATGGGTATTTTGGCTGCCGGTGAGCGAGCAGTTTCCACCTCAAACCGAAACTTTGTGGGCCGTATGGGTCACACGGAGTCTGAGATTTATTTGGCCTCTCCCGCTGTGGCTGCCGCCTCTGCGGTCAAGGGCTATATTGCCGACCCGGCTACGGTATAA
- a CDS encoding PH domain-containing protein: protein MANISSGILGDSNLLNLKEIPVTDMRSEVASFFVNGEQAVQCFKTVRDQVIFTNKRIFVVNVQGLTGKKVSYFSYPYAKIQYFGVETAGVLDIDSELVLVFNDGNRLQFDFKSKVDIRTICALISSFVL, encoded by the coding sequence ATGGCAAACATTTCATCCGGCATATTAGGTGACTCTAATTTGCTGAACTTAAAGGAGATCCCGGTTACGGATATGCGCTCGGAGGTAGCCAGTTTCTTTGTGAACGGCGAGCAGGCGGTGCAGTGCTTTAAGACGGTTCGGGATCAGGTGATTTTTACAAATAAGCGTATTTTTGTGGTCAATGTGCAAGGACTGACCGGTAAGAAAGTGTCTTACTTCTCTTATCCTTATGCTAAAATACAGTATTTTGGCGTGGAAACAGCAGGCGTTTTGGACATTGACAGCGAGTTAGTGCTGGTGTTTAATGACGGCAATCGATTGCAGTTTGACTTTAAGTCTAAGGTAGACATCCGCACTATTTGCGCGCTGATTTCTTCCTTTGTGTTGTAA
- a CDS encoding glycosyltransferase family 2 protein, whose protein sequence is MASISLCMIVRDEEAVLGRCLESVAPAVDEIIVVDTGSMDGTKAVAAAYTDRIFDFAWVDDFAAARNASFAKATGDYILWLDADDVLLPEDLDALLCLKNRLDQVPADVVMMRYNTGFDSRGNPTFFFDRERLVRRAARPVWHGRVHEYIQCPGTRITVNIAVTHRSIKTAYTTRNLRIYEKMAAAGESFTPRDRFYYGRELYYHRQYDRAVQELQAFLAPGDGWLPDQLEACKFLSAALHVQGDRKGAFAALCRSFALGAPRSDLVCGCGDLLLEQGDYPAAICWYKWALELPQDLHSGFVNTDDTGYLPYLRLCVCYDRMGDYAAAARCNAQAAAYRPDDAAVQQNAAYFAALQHPANLPSIGEDKEQNR, encoded by the coding sequence GTGGCGAGTATCAGCCTTTGTATGATCGTGCGGGACGAGGAAGCGGTACTGGGACGGTGCCTGGAGAGCGTGGCACCGGCGGTGGATGAGATCATTGTGGTAGACACTGGCAGCATGGACGGCACCAAGGCGGTGGCGGCTGCCTATACCGATCGCATTTTTGACTTTGCCTGGGTAGATGATTTTGCAGCGGCACGCAATGCATCCTTTGCCAAGGCCACCGGGGATTATATCCTGTGGCTGGACGCAGACGATGTGCTGTTGCCGGAGGATCTGGACGCATTGCTGTGCCTGAAAAATCGGCTGGACCAGGTCCCGGCAGATGTGGTGATGATGCGCTACAACACCGGCTTTGACAGTCGTGGCAATCCCACTTTTTTCTTTGATCGAGAGCGGTTGGTGCGCCGTGCGGCGAGACCGGTTTGGCACGGTCGGGTACACGAATATATTCAGTGCCCGGGCACCAGAATTACAGTGAATATTGCCGTGACGCATCGATCAATCAAGACAGCGTACACCACCCGAAACCTACGAATCTATGAAAAGATGGCGGCGGCAGGGGAGTCGTTTACGCCCCGAGATCGATTCTACTACGGGCGGGAGTTATACTACCATCGGCAGTATGACCGTGCGGTACAGGAATTGCAGGCGTTTTTGGCGCCCGGCGACGGCTGGCTGCCGGATCAGTTGGAGGCCTGCAAGTTTCTGAGTGCAGCCCTGCACGTCCAAGGGGATCGGAAAGGTGCGTTTGCTGCATTGTGCCGGAGCTTTGCCTTGGGAGCACCTCGGTCGGACCTGGTATGCGGTTGCGGTGATTTGTTACTGGAACAAGGGGATTATCCGGCGGCGATTTGTTGGTACAAGTGGGCGCTGGAACTGCCCCAGGACCTGCATAGCGGCTTTGTAAACACGGATGACACCGGGTACTTGCCGTACCTGCGGCTTTGCGTTTGTTATGATCGTATGGGGGATTATGCAGCGGCTGCCCGCTGCAATGCCCAAGCCGCAGCGTACCGACCCGATGATGCCGCCGTGCAGCAGAACGCAGCCTATTTTGCCGCATTGCAGCACCCTGCCAACCTGCCGTCTATTGGAGAGGATAAGGAGCAAAACCGATGA
- a CDS encoding sigma-70 family RNA polymerase sigma factor, whose product MSATKKTDFESLVSAAQSGSGEAINALVHAMRPTVEMIAMKYIHSPLEKDDLVQEGMIGLLAALRAYQPKRGAAFRTFAGTCIENAIQTALRKFSRRKDVPTDNMVSLEDYLDHAGTAVSAEDDFLAAESVARLSRALEQQLSPMENEVLRLHISGFRYADIATRLNKSPKAVDNALQRIRKKLTLLFE is encoded by the coding sequence ATGTCAGCAACAAAAAAAACAGATTTTGAATCGCTGGTTTCCGCCGCTCAAAGCGGCAGCGGAGAAGCCATAAATGCACTGGTCCACGCCATGCGCCCCACTGTGGAGATGATTGCCATGAAGTACATTCACTCTCCGCTGGAGAAGGACGATCTGGTCCAGGAGGGCATGATCGGTCTGCTGGCCGCCCTGCGTGCGTACCAACCGAAACGAGGCGCCGCTTTTCGCACTTTTGCCGGCACTTGTATTGAAAATGCAATACAAACCGCGCTGCGAAAATTCAGTCGGCGCAAAGATGTTCCCACGGATAATATGGTTTCCTTGGAGGACTATCTGGACCATGCCGGTACAGCCGTCAGCGCGGAGGACGATTTTTTGGCCGCAGAGAGTGTGGCGCGCCTGAGCCGCGCGCTGGAGCAGCAGTTATCTCCCATGGAAAATGAGGTGCTGCGCCTGCACATCAGCGGTTTTCGATATGCGGATATTGCCACACGACTGAACAAAAGCCCAAAGGCGGTAGACAACGCATTACAGCGTATTCGTAAGAAGTTGACGCTTCTTTTTGAATAA
- the ilvB gene encoding biosynthetic-type acetolactate synthase large subunit has protein sequence MELNGSQIVLEVLKEQGVDTIFGYPGGTILNIFDELYKYGDTFKHILTAHEQGASHAADGYARATGKVGVCFATSGPGSTNLVTGIATAYMDSVPVVAITCNYATSGLGRDSFQEVDICGITMPITKHNFQVKSVEELAPTLRRAFRIAQTGRKGPVLVDIPKDITSATCAYVAEPKVEIEPFKMPKQSCIDRALELLRNAEKPLIYVGGGAILSKVGEDLITFAEKLDAPVVSSLMGLGAFPYGHPLHVGLIGMHGHFEANKAAHDCDVLITCGARFSDRVAGNRKKFAPNAEILHIDIDAAEMDKNIFSNYHLRGDLAEILPMLTRNVEQMDHSDWKAEIEASRHPFKQLQIGDYVNPQVLIEKIDEKTPDDTIVVTDVGQHQLWAAQFYKFTRPRTLLTSGGLGTMGYSMGAAFGAAMGCPDQTVVMFAGDGGFHMNLSELATMASYNIPVKMFIMNNTVLGMVRQWQKLFYDNRFSDTDPHRVTDFVKVAEAFGVKGLRIHTNDDIDAVLAEALAYPGPVLVDCRISPDSNVLPMIPPGGAHTDIIEQFN, from the coding sequence ATGGAACTCAATGGCTCTCAGATCGTTCTTGAAGTCTTGAAAGAACAGGGCGTAGATACCATCTTTGGTTATCCCGGCGGTACGATCCTGAATATTTTTGACGAGCTTTATAAATATGGCGACACCTTTAAGCATATTTTGACTGCCCATGAGCAGGGCGCCTCCCACGCGGCTGACGGTTATGCCCGCGCTACCGGCAAGGTGGGTGTGTGCTTTGCCACCTCCGGCCCCGGCTCCACCAATCTGGTGACCGGTATTGCCACGGCCTATATGGACTCTGTGCCGGTGGTTGCCATTACCTGCAACTATGCCACCTCCGGCTTGGGGCGAGACAGCTTCCAGGAGGTAGATATTTGCGGTATTACCATGCCCATTACCAAGCATAACTTCCAGGTAAAGTCTGTGGAGGAGCTGGCGCCCACGCTGCGCCGGGCGTTCCGCATTGCCCAGACCGGACGCAAAGGTCCTGTTCTGGTAGATATTCCCAAGGATATAACTTCTGCCACCTGTGCTTATGTGGCGGAACCGAAAGTGGAGATTGAGCCGTTTAAGATGCCCAAGCAGTCTTGCATAGATCGGGCGCTGGAATTACTGAGAAATGCCGAGAAACCGCTGATTTATGTTGGTGGCGGCGCCATTCTCTCCAAAGTGGGTGAAGATCTGATTACTTTTGCCGAGAAACTGGATGCACCGGTGGTGTCCTCTCTTATGGGTCTGGGTGCATTTCCGTACGGCCACCCGCTACACGTGGGGCTGATCGGTATGCACGGCCATTTTGAGGCCAATAAGGCGGCGCATGACTGCGATGTGCTCATCACTTGCGGCGCCCGTTTCTCTGACCGTGTGGCCGGCAACCGCAAGAAGTTTGCGCCTAACGCAGAGATCTTACATATTGACATTGACGCAGCGGAGATGGACAAAAACATCTTTTCCAACTACCACCTGCGTGGCGATTTGGCAGAAATTCTGCCCATGCTGACCCGTAATGTGGAGCAGATGGATCACAGCGACTGGAAAGCGGAGATCGAGGCCAGCCGCCATCCCTTTAAGCAGCTGCAGATCGGGGATTATGTAAATCCCCAGGTCTTAATTGAAAAAATTGATGAAAAGACCCCGGACGACACCATTGTGGTCACCGATGTGGGTCAGCACCAGCTGTGGGCGGCACAGTTCTATAAGTTCACCCGACCCCGCACCCTGCTGACCTCCGGCGGACTGGGCACCATGGGCTATTCCATGGGCGCTGCCTTTGGCGCGGCGATGGGCTGCCCGGATCAAACCGTGGTGATGTTTGCCGGTGATGGCGGCTTCCACATGAACCTGTCTGAGCTGGCCACCATGGCATCCTACAATATCCCGGTTAAGATGTTCATTATGAACAACACTGTGCTGGGTATGGTGCGCCAGTGGCAAAAGCTGTTTTATGACAACCGCTTTTCTGATACAGATCCCCACCGTGTTACGGATTTTGTGAAGGTGGCAGAAGCCTTTGGCGTAAAGGGGCTGCGTATCCATACCAATGATGATATTGACGCTGTGCTGGCAGAGGCGCTGGCTTATCCCGGTCCGGTGTTGGTGGACTGCCGTATTTCGCCGGACAGCAATGTGCTGCCGATGATTCCGCCCGGCGGCGCACACACGGACATTATCGAGCAGTTTAACTGA
- the ychF gene encoding redox-regulated ATPase YchF, giving the protein MKLGIVGLPNVGKSTLFNAITNAGAQSANYPFCTIEPNVGMVSVPDERLDKLAEMYHPDKFTPATIEFVDIAGLVKGASKGEGLGNKFLSHIREVDAIIHVVRCFENDDITHVDGSVDPARDIETINLELILSDLDILNRRIDSRKKAMKGDKTLAPEVAFLERLAAEMEEGKTARSVEISEEEQEYLKEVSLLTIKPVIYACNMGEDDFNAGIESNPFYKAVEEIAAAEGAETLPICAEMEAEIAQLDEDEKAMFLSDMGLEKSGLDRLIKKSYSLLGLISYLTAGKPEVRAWTIKKGTKAPQAAGKIHTDFERGFIRAEVVSFDDLVACGGMTAAKEKGLVRSEGKEYVMQDGDVVLFRFNV; this is encoded by the coding sequence ATGAAACTTGGTATCGTAGGCTTGCCAAATGTTGGCAAAAGTACACTTTTTAACGCCATTACAAACGCAGGCGCCCAAAGCGCCAACTACCCCTTTTGCACCATAGAGCCGAATGTGGGTATGGTCAGCGTGCCGGACGAACGGCTGGACAAGCTGGCAGAAATGTACCACCCGGACAAATTCACGCCGGCCACCATTGAGTTTGTGGACATTGCAGGGCTGGTCAAGGGTGCGTCCAAGGGCGAGGGTCTGGGCAACAAATTTCTCTCCCATATCCGAGAGGTAGACGCCATTATCCATGTGGTGCGCTGCTTTGAGAATGACGACATCACACATGTGGACGGCTCTGTGGATCCGGCAAGAGACATTGAGACCATCAATTTGGAGCTGATCCTCTCGGATCTGGATATTCTGAATCGACGAATCGACAGCCGTAAAAAAGCCATGAAAGGCGACAAGACGCTGGCGCCGGAGGTGGCGTTTCTGGAGCGACTGGCCGCGGAGATGGAAGAAGGCAAAACCGCCCGCAGCGTGGAGATCAGTGAGGAGGAACAAGAGTACCTGAAAGAAGTATCCCTCCTGACCATCAAGCCGGTGATCTATGCCTGCAATATGGGCGAGGACGACTTTAACGCCGGAATTGAGAGCAATCCGTTCTACAAAGCGGTGGAGGAGATCGCTGCCGCAGAGGGTGCAGAAACACTACCCATCTGCGCTGAAATGGAGGCAGAGATCGCCCAACTGGACGAGGACGAAAAGGCCATGTTCCTTAGTGATATGGGGCTGGAAAAAAGCGGGCTGGATCGGCTGATCAAGAAGAGTTATTCCCTTTTGGGTCTGATTTCCTACCTGACCGCCGGTAAGCCGGAAGTGCGTGCCTGGACCATCAAAAAAGGCACCAAGGCGCCCCAGGCTGCCGGCAAGATCCACACAGACTTTGAGCGGGGCTTCATTCGCGCCGAGGTGGTCTCCTTTGACGATCTGGTGGCCTGCGGCGGTATGACGGCTGCCAAAGAGAAAGGCTTGGTCCGCAGTGAGGGCAAGGAGTATGTGATGCAGGACGGCGATGTAGTGCTGTTCCGCTTTAATGTATAA
- a CDS encoding amidophosphoribosyltransferase: MGGYFAAVSKEDCVFDLFFGVDYHSHLGTRRAGMAVYDPENGFDKAIHNIENAPFRTKFTKESQEMHGTMGIGCISDFEAQPILVRSHHGTFAITTVGKINNADAIVDEIIGTNAHFFEMHNGEINPTELVAALIDQKENFVEGIRYAQDVIDGSMSMLLLTPKGVYAARDKLGRTPIALGKKSDGYCASFESFAYLNLGYTDDRELGPGEIVVLTPDGVQQLVAPGKKMKICTFLWVYYGYPSSSYQGISVEKMRYHCGELLAGRDNAKPDIVAGVPDSGIAHAIGYANASGIPFSRPFVKYTPTWPRSFMPPNQTKRNLIAKMKLIPVHDLIEGKSLLLIDDSIVRGTQLRETTEFLYASGAKEVHIRPACPPLLFGCKYLNFSRSTSEMELITRRVILELEGGDPTKEVLAEYADPDSEKYAAMVKKIGEKLHFTSLRYHRLDDMIASVGIPADQLCTYCWNGKE; the protein is encoded by the coding sequence ATGGGCGGATATTTTGCCGCAGTATCCAAAGAAGATTGCGTATTTGATTTGTTTTTCGGGGTGGACTACCACTCCCACCTGGGCACACGCCGGGCGGGAATGGCGGTGTATGACCCGGAAAACGGTTTTGACAAAGCCATACATAATATTGAAAACGCGCCGTTTCGTACGAAGTTCACCAAGGAGTCCCAGGAGATGCACGGCACCATGGGCATCGGCTGTATTTCTGATTTTGAAGCGCAGCCCATACTGGTGCGCTCCCATCACGGGACCTTTGCCATTACAACGGTAGGGAAGATCAATAATGCAGACGCTATTGTGGATGAGATTATCGGGACCAACGCCCATTTCTTTGAAATGCACAACGGCGAGATCAATCCCACGGAACTGGTGGCAGCGCTGATCGACCAAAAAGAGAATTTTGTAGAGGGTATTCGCTACGCGCAAGATGTGATCGACGGCTCTATGAGTATGCTGCTTTTGACCCCCAAAGGGGTGTATGCTGCCCGGGACAAGCTGGGGCGCACACCCATTGCGCTGGGCAAAAAGTCGGACGGTTACTGCGCCAGCTTTGAAAGCTTTGCCTATTTGAACTTGGGCTATACCGATGACAGAGAACTTGGCCCCGGCGAGATCGTGGTGCTAACGCCGGACGGTGTGCAGCAGTTGGTTGCACCGGGCAAAAAAATGAAAATTTGCACCTTCCTATGGGTGTATTACGGTTATCCGTCCTCGTCCTATCAAGGGATCAGCGTGGAAAAAATGCGTTACCACTGCGGCGAGCTGCTGGCAGGCCGAGACAACGCCAAGCCGGACATTGTGGCTGGTGTGCCGGACTCCGGCATTGCCCACGCCATCGGCTATGCCAACGCCTCCGGAATACCGTTTTCTCGTCCTTTTGTTAAGTACACGCCTACCTGGCCCCGCTCTTTTATGCCACCCAACCAGACTAAGCGCAATCTGATCGCTAAGATGAAGTTGATTCCGGTGCACGATTTGATTGAGGGCAAGAGCCTGCTGCTTATTGACGACTCCATTGTTCGCGGCACCCAACTGCGGGAAACCACGGAGTTTTTGTACGCCAGCGGCGCAAAAGAAGTGCATATCCGGCCGGCGTGCCCGCCGTTACTGTTTGGTTGTAAGTACCTGAACTTTTCTCGTTCCACCTCAGAGATGGAACTGATCACTCGTCGTGTGATCCTGGAACTGGAGGGCGGCGATCCCACAAAGGAAGTGCTGGCAGAATATGCCGACCCGGACAGCGAAAAATACGCCGCCATGGTGAAAAAAATCGGCGAAAAGCTGCACTTTACCAGCTTGCGCTATCATCGACTGGACGATATGATCGCTTCCGTAGGCATTCCTGCGGATCAGCTTTGCACCTACTGCTGGAACGGCAAAGAATAA